CGGCGATGGCACGCGCGACCCGCTCGTAGGCCCCGACTGAGTCGCGCTCGCAGTCGAGCGAGCCCCGGCCCCAGACCTCCTCGAAGAGCCCCGCATACGCGCCCCGAGCGACCTTCTCGCAGACACCCTTCGCGTCGGCGACGTTCTGCTCCAGCGGGTTCAGGAACGGCCCCTGCGCCTGCTCGGCGAGCGGGTCCCCGAGGGTCCACCCGCTGGCGCGCCCGTCCCAGAACATGCCCCCGACCCAGACCCCCTCGGCCTTGTCGTAGTGGAGCACGGGGCTCTCGCCCCCATAGGCGGCGGTGGGCGGCTTGCGATCGCCGAAGCGCGTGGGTACCGCGCCGGGGTACACGGCGGTCGCCGCGTTGACGGCGCTGTCCGAACCGGTGAAGCCTGCGTGGGGACCGTGGCAGGTGGCACAGCTCTGTCCGGGCGGCGTCGACAGGTTGGCGTCGAAGAACAGGGCCTTGCCCAACCGCTCGAGGGGCGAGAGCTCCGCCGCCGCTGCACCCCAGGCGAGAAACACCACGACGGCCGCACCCGCGAGGCGCGGACCGGGAACCCCTGCGAAATCGCCCCTTACCATCTCTGCCGACCTCCCAGGCGGGGACCAACGGTGCAGGAGGGACGGGGCTCACTCGCTCCGGATGAGCTCCTCGTGGGACTGTAGCACGGCCAGCTCGCGCCCGAGCCTCTCCAGGTCCACGTGCTCGGCGTCGACCGAGTTGCGGCGCCAGTCGAGGAGACAGTAATCGCACTGCCCCTCTTCCGCGCCCGCCCCGAGACGCCGGAGCAACGCCTGGGCGCCGCGCTTCAGCTTGCGGTTGATACGGGCCACGAGCGCCTGCTCGGAGACCTTGAGCTTCATGGCCGTGCCGGGTGGAGTCCCATCCGCTTAGTGAATCCCGGCCACGTAACGCAAGTATTGCCAGGTTGTATCAAATCGTTACGGCAACCTCACTCGCCCCTCCTCGGGTGAGTTCTCGAACAGGCGGGGTAATCCGCTGGCGCACCGAGAGAAACCGGATCTATCCACAGCTTCTGTGGATAACTCTGTGGAGATCCTGCTGCGAAAACCCCGAGCGGCCGCACGAAGATTTAGTTCGTTTCAGTTTGACGCTTTCCCGAGCAAATCCGGAAAATCCACTCCAGATCAAAAGGTTGTATTGTCTTGAACGAGTTCGGGCAGGCTCGCGATTGTTTTCGTCCCAGAATCGGGAGGAGAGCCCCGGCCCACCTGTGCATGAAGGCAGGTCGAGGCTTGACAATCCTGGCCAACGAGAGAAACCGAGGGCGCCGAACCCGGCTGCGGGAGGCGCAACCTGGCTGCACCGTCAGCCCCCCCGCGCCGCCCTCGCCCGGCGCTCCTCGCGCTTCTTGCGGATCATGGCGGTGTCGGCCGCCATGTCGAGATAGCTCGCCTTCAACGCACCGTCGAAGTCCGTCACCTCCCCGCCCTGCTCGGCCTTCACGGCCTCGGCCACCTCGCGCGAGGCGTACGCGTACTTGCTGGTGCGGCTCATGACCGGAGGCAGCTTCGAGCCGACCAGGTAAACGGCCTTGTCCGCGTCCAGGAGCGGCACCACCTCGTCCTTCGCGCCCGCGTCGGCCGCGTAGAGGGCCTTCGGCGTGAGGTCCATGTTGACCGAGAGGCTGAGCGCGGTGCAGTGCACCGAGCAGGTGGCGTCCACCCGGCCGTCGCCGTACCACACCAGCTGGCGGGTGCGGTGGAACTGCTTGCGGTCCATCCCGCAGTAGGGGCACTTCGG
The window above is part of the Gammaproteobacteria bacterium genome. Proteins encoded here:
- a CDS encoding nitrous oxide reductase accessory protein NosL: METLQGKGRRAALQMMLAAGAVGGLGALAPAALAGQACPGEGTPLQFQPKTAPDAEPLKDELAKYPKCPYCGMDRKQFHRTRQLVWYGDGRVDATCSVHCTALSLSVNMDLTPKALYAADAGAKDEVVPLLDADKAVYLVGSKLPPVMSRTSKYAYASREVAEAVKAEQGGEVTDFDGALKASYLDMAADTAMIRKKREERRARAARGG